The following are encoded in a window of Acipenser ruthenus chromosome 26, fAciRut3.2 maternal haplotype, whole genome shotgun sequence genomic DNA:
- the LOC117411821 gene encoding phosphatidylinositol 3,4,5-trisphosphate 5-phosphatase 2B-like gives MTTAAWYHRDISRVQAEDYLARAGRDGSFLVRDSESVPGAYALCLLFQCHVHTYRILPDEEGLLAVQTTQGVQVNCFRTLADLVQSYQQPRKGLVIPLLYPVGNDSEPGDDGTDGEDERPGPVWSQSAVQASPSSAGAGESSPSPPHPAQTSIPFLLQQRLQEMGPPSGASDLIGLASEYLRTQLHLDLEGVRNGNSNLQHFSKALGAACGGLHSEIDLTLSSLETLAKVFDDPSPSLTLAKTQGVPGGGDSDLGSLITKISSLNSLLSSLERKVLKALQEAVSNHSLTVPPAPPTGTAPIARRNARVTPVHTFQVKVARAGRLALHIDVDGGRLIFDKRPGASHEECVSHDKILQLVKYRSAQNRLRMVLDSQKNQQREVMFENARKREAFCQLLQLMKMRHSKQDEPDVISVFVGTWNMGNAPPPHGLTSWLTSTGLGRVQDETTAALPHDVYAIGTQENTLGEREWAEHLRGALRSITDIDFKLVALQTLWNIKLAVLVKPEHEHRISHVGTSSVKTGLGNTLGNKGAVGVSFLFNGTSFGFVNCHLTSGSDKTIRRNQNYQDILRLLSLGDKQLSAFDISLRFTHLFWCGDLNYRLDLDVEEILRHVTKREFEELMCADQLTRERDKRKAFLHFNEEEIAFPPTYRYERGSRDCYLWQKYKTTGVRINVPSWCDRVLWKSYPETHLVCTSYGCTDDITTSDHSPVFASFQVGVTSQFISKKDPGLSVERACIELDGIEAIVKTASKSKFFIEFHSSCLEEFRRSSENDAQSCEVTGFLKLGWSAKQLPKLTPILPDMEYLRDQHMLLSVKSCDGYESYGECCIALRSLIGSTAQQFEMFLTHRAEEMGSIRGRIRVCVPKDRRGTRERIYECFCLEKDENGEMRGGLSPRTPLSHGASAPVSSETPSSYTNPAYFIFEAVVPPQKGPPEGGRAPPASESQPVWRKDPTLHPKLLTQDSKSPRRANFAEIEIPGYPPHYRSPRECTSQPGSSYQLFPAKDRAPVSTAQPRATPETSLYSDQSLQYNASLCKDLPSPNKDQQNYYMKHAGVYEDQSSFYKDPHKLNKDPPLFYKAQVKALPPRRSRPEAAPWIVEPQFGGSAGDHSLTALQIAKSLSEVDFQPIGSEYSVPRGRGRGPVYGVPAFSDVWSRGGCWEPHPAQREALSVRGVPGTVGEWLRVLGLQRYETGLILKGWNELEYFSDITEEDLLEAGVRIPAHRRVILENLREIWD, from the exons ATGACGACAGCAGCCTGGTACCATCGTGATATCAGCCGGGTGCAGGCCGAGGACTACCTCGCCCGGGCCGGGAGGGACGGCAGCTTCCTGGTGCGGGACAGCGAGTCGGTGCCTGGGGCCTATGCACTGTGCCTGCT gtttCAGTGCCATGTTCACACCTATCGAATCCTGCCTGATGAGGAAGGCTTACTGGCTGTGCAG ACGACGCAGGGGGTGCAGGTGAACTGTTTCAGGACGCTGGCGGACCTGGTTCAGAGTTACCAGCAGCCCCGCAAGGGCCTGGTGATCCCTCTGCTGTACCCCGTGGGGAACGACAGCGAGCCCGGAGACGACGGCACAG ATGGCGAGGATGAGAGACCCGGTCCAGTCTGGTCCCAGAGTGCAGTGCaggccagtcccagcagtgctgGTGCAGGGGAATCTTCTCCCTCACCCCCGCACCCTGCACAGACCTCCATCCCTTTCCTCCTCCAACAGAGGCTGCAGGAGATGGGCCCCCCCAG CGGGGCGAGCGATCTGATTGGCTTGGCGAGTGAGTACCTGCGCACCCAGCTACACCTGGACCTGGAGGGAGTGAGGAACGGGAACTCGAACCTACAGCACTTCAGCAAGGCTCTGGGGGCTGCCTGCGGGGGGCTGCACAG TGAGATTGACCTAACCCTGTCCAGTCTGGAGACCCTGGCCAAAGTGTTTGACGACCCAAGCCCGTCCCTGACCTTGGCTAAGACACAG GGTGTGCCAGGAGGGGGAGACTCAGATCTGGGGAGCCTCATCACTAAGATCTCCTCCCTGAACAGCCTGCTGTCCTCACTGGAGAGAAAG GTGCTGAAGGCCCTACAGGAGGCAGTGTCCAATCACAGCCTGACAGTGCCGCCAGCCCCGCCCACTGGGACCGCCCCCATCGCTCGCAGAAACGCCAGAGTCACGCCTGTTCACACCTTCCAG gtGAAGGTGGCTCGTGCTGGCAGGCTGGCTCTGCATATTGATGTGGACGGCGGGAGGCTGATCTTCGATAAGAGACCCGGGGCCTCACACGAGGAATGCGTCTCGCACGACAAGA tcctACAGCTGGTGAAGTACCGGAGTGCTCAGAACCGGCTCCGGATGGTCCTGGACTCCCAGAAGAACCAGCAAAGAGAGGTCATGTTTGAAAACGCCCGG AAGAGGGAGGCGTTCTGCCAGCTGCTCCAGCTCATGAAGATGAGGCACTCCAAGCAGGACGAGCCCGATGTCATCTCTGTCTTCGTGGGCACCTGGAACATGG GCAATGCCCCTCCTCCCCACGGCCTGACCTCCTGGCTCACCTCGACTGGTCTGGGACGGGTGCAGGACGAGACCACAGCGGCGCTGCCCCACGACGTCTATGCCATCGGGacgcaggagaacactctgggcgAGCGGGAGTGGGCCGAGCACCTGAGGGGGGCGCTGCGGAGCATCACTGACATCGACTTCAAACTG GTGGCGCTGCAGACTCTATGGAATATCAAACTGGCGGTGCTGGTGAAGCCAGAACATGAGCACCGCATCAGCCATGTGGGCACCTCGAGTGTGAAGACTGGCCTGGGCAACACGCTGG GGAATAAGGGAGCAGTCGGTGTCTCCTTCCTCTTCAACGGGACCTCCTTTGGCTTCGTCAACTGCCACCTCACCTCCGGCAGTGACAAGACAATCAG GCGGAACCAGAACTACCAGGACATCTTGCGTCTCCTGTCTCTGGGGGACAAGCAGCTGAGTGCCTTCGACATCAGCCTGCGCTTCACTCACCTCTTCTGGTGCGGAGACCTCAACTACCGACTGGACCTGGACGTGGAG GAGATCCTGAGACACGTCACTAAGCGGGAGTTCGAAGAGCTGATGTGTGCTGACCAGCTGACCCGCGAGCGCGACAAGAGGAAGGCCTTCCTGCACTTCA ATGAAGAGGAAATCGCATTCCCGCCCACCTACCGTTACGAGAGGGGGTCCCGGGACTGTTACCTGTGGCAGAAATACAAGACCACTGGG GTGCGGATCAACGTCCCCTCGTGGTGTGACCGCGTGCTCTGGAAGTCCTACCCGGAGACACACCTCGTCTGCACCTCCTACG GCTGCACTGATGACATCACCACCAGCGACCACTCCCCTGTCTTTGCCTCATTCCAGGTCGGAGTGACATCACAATTCATCTCAAAGAAAG ACCCGGGTTTGAGTGTGGAGCGAGCCTGCATTGAGCTGGATGGGATTGAAGCCATTGTGAAGACCGCTAGCAAATCCAAGTTCTTTATTGAGTTCCACTCCTCCTGCCTGGAAG AGTTCAGGAGGTCGAGTGAGAATGATGCTCAGAGCTGTGAGGTGACCGGATTCCTGAAGCTGGGCTGGTCAGCCAAACAGCTGCCCAAG CTCACCCCGATCCTGCCTGACATGGAATACCTCCGGGATCAGCACATGCTTCTCTCTGTCAAGTCCTGCGATGGATATGAGTCATATG GTGAGTGCTGCATTGCGCTGCGTTCCCTCATCGGCAGCACTGCCCAGCAGTTCGAGATGTTCCTGACTCACCGTGCTGAGGAGATGGGCTCCATACGCGGGCGTATCCGTGTTTGCGTGCCGAAGGACCGGCGCGGAACGAGAGAGAGGATCTACG AGTGCTTCTGCCTTGAGAAGGATGAGAATGGGGAGATGAGAGGCGGGCTGTCTCCCCGGACACCCCTCAGCCATGGTGCAAG TGCTCCTGTCTCCTCTGAAACCCCCAGCAGCTACACCAACCCTGCCTACTTCATATTCGAGGCGGTCGTCCCGCCACAGAAAGGGCCCCCAGAGGGGGGGCGAGCTCCACCAGCCAGTGAATCCCAGCCAGTGTGGCGCAAAGACCCCACACTGCACCCCAAACTGCTGACCCAGGACAGCAAATCCCCTCGCAGAGCCAACTTTGCTGAAATTGAAATCCCGGGGTACCCCCCACACTACCGGAGCCCCCGAGAATGCACATCGCAGCCTGGCTCCTCCTACCAGCTCTTCCCTGCCAAGGACCGAGCCCCAGTGAGCACAGCCCAGCCCAGGGCAACCCCAGAGACTAGCCTGTATAGCGACCAGTCCTTACAGTACAATGCCTCTTTGTGTAAGGATCTGCCCTCTCCGAATAAGGACCAGCAGAACTACTATATGAAACATGCTGGTGTGTATGAAGACCAGTCTTCATTCTATAAGGACCCGCACAAGCTGAATAAGGACCCGCCCCTTTTCTATAAGGCCCAAGTCAAGGCCCTGCCTCCGAGGCGCTCCCGACCCGAGGCTGCCCCCTGGATCGTGGAACCTCAGTTTGGAGGCAGCGCGGGAGACCACTCCCTCACCGCGCTCCAGATCGCCAAATCACTCAGCGAAGTGGACTTCCAGCCAATCGGAAGCGAGTATTCAGTCCCCAGGGGGCGGGGGCGGGGTCCGGTGTATGGAGTCCCTGCCTTCTCTGATGTGTGGAGTCGAGGAGGCTGCTGGGAACCCCACCCAGCACAGCGAGAG GCGCTGTCAGTGCGCGGTGTGCCAGGGACAGTGGGGGAGTGGCTCAGGGTGCTGGGGCTGCAGCGGTACGAGACAGGGCTTATCCTGAAGGGCTGGAATGAGCTGGAATACTTCAG TGACATCACTGAAGAGGATTTGCTGGAAGCTGGAGTGAGGATCCCCGCCCACAGGAGGGTGATCCTGGAAAACCTTCGGGAAATCTGGGATTAG
- the LOC117412155 gene encoding P2Y purinoceptor 4-like, protein MDKPLYTANDSCRFNEEFKYILLPLSYGIVCVVGLVLNSVALWMFLCKMRPWKPSTVYMFHLAVSDTLYVLSLPTLVYYYGNRSDWPFGEWMCKIVRFLFYTNLYCSILFLTCISVHRYLGICHPIRFLKLVKVRHAHVVCFLVWGAVTVCLIPNLIFVTISTRDNDTMCHDTTRPEDFDQYVSYSSAVMTLLFGLPFLVIVVCYCQMARTLCQPRAGLQSRQQGVPSSRRKSIKLIIVVLVVFALCFVPFHITRTLYYTFRVLDADCMSLNYVNFAYKITRPLASVNSCIDPVLYFLAGDHYRAKLVSACSKKPRFSTISLVPRKRLNCSLAVVCNNQDSACTAT, encoded by the coding sequence ATGGACAAGCCACTCTACACCGCTAACGACAGCTGCCGCTTCAACGAGGAGTTTAAATACATCCTGCTGCCGCTTTCATACGGgatagtgtgtgtggtggggctGGTGCTGAACTCCGTGGCTCTGTGGATGTTCCTGTGTAAGATGCGCCCGTGGAAGCCCAGCACCGTGTACATGTTCCACCTGGCCGTCTCGGACACGCTGTACGTGCTCTCGCTGCCCACGCTGGTGTATTACTACGGCAACCGGAGCGACTGGCCCTTTGGGGAGTGGATGTGCAAGATCGTGCGCTTCCTGTTTTACACCAACCTGTACTGCAGCATCCTGTTCCTCACCTGCATCAGCGTGCATCGCTACCTGGGCATCTGCCACCCCATCCGCTTCCTCAAGCTGGTTAAAGTACGCCATGCCCACGTGGTGTGTTTCCTAGTGTGGGGTGCCGTGACGGTGTGCCTTATCCCCAATCTGATCTTTGTGACCATCAGCACCAGGGACAACGACACGATGTGTCACGACACAACGCGTCCGGAAGATTTCGATCAGTACGTCAGCTACAGCTCAGCAGTTATGACCCTACTGTTCGGCCTCCCGTTCCTGGTGATTGTGGTCTGCTACTGCCAGATGGCCCGGACGCTGTGCCAGCCCAGGGCGGGGCTACAGTCCCGCCAGCAGGGTGTACCCAGTTCCCGGAGGAAGTCTATCAAGCTGATCATCGTGGTCCTGGTGGTCTTCGCCCTCTGCTTCGTCCCCTTCCACATCACACGCACCCTCTACTACACCTTCCGCGTGCTGGACGCCGACTGCATGTCTCTCAACTATGTCAACTTCGCCTACAAGATCACCCGGCCCCTAGCCAGCGTCAACAGCTGCATAGACCCCGTCCTGTACTTCCTGGCTGGGGATCACTACCGTGCCAAGCTGGTGAGCGCCTGCTCCAAGAAACCGCGCTTCTCCACGATCTCACTGGTGCCGCGCAAACGGCTCAACTGCAGCCTGGCCGTGGTCTGCAACAACCAGGACTCTGCCTGCACCGCAACCTGA